In Falco cherrug isolate bFalChe1 chromosome 2, bFalChe1.pri, whole genome shotgun sequence, the following are encoded in one genomic region:
- the SH3BGR gene encoding SH3 domain-binding glutamic acid-rich protein codes for MVIKVFVATSSGSTAIKKKQQEVVGFLEANKIDFQQMDIAGDEDNRKWMRENVPGEKKPQNGIPLPPQIFNEERYCGDFESFFSAKEENIIYSFLGLAPPPGTKESEKSDATDETEAHTEDKADEGTHEEAQSAQSPSEDEQESKEEHAATGEEEEKQEEGEEKEEVEEQEES; via the exons ATGGTGATCAAAGTATTTGTAGCCACATCTTCGGGGTCTACAGCG atcaaaaagaaacagcaagaagtAGTGGGCTTTTTAGAGGCCAACAAGATTGACTTTCAGCAAATGGACATAGCAGGTGATGAAGACAACAGGAAATGGATGAGAGAGAATGTCCCAGGtgaaaaaaagcctcaaaatgGAATTCCTCTTCCTCCACAGATCTTCAATGAGGAGCGGTACTGTGGG gaTTTTGAATCCTTTTTCTCtgctaaagaagaaaatattatttattcattcctGGGTCTTGCTCCTCCTCCAGGTACAAAG GAATCTGAAAAGTCTGATGCCACGGATGAAACTGAGGCACACACAGAAGACAAGGCAGATGAAGGGACTCATGAAGAGGCTCAGTCTGCTCAGTCACCATCAGAAGATGAACAG gaaagcaaggaagaacaTGCAGCCACAGGG gaagaagaagaaaagcaggaagagggagaagaaaaggaagaggtagAGGAGCAAGAAGAGTCTTAG